One Maribacter cobaltidurans genomic window carries:
- a CDS encoding ABC transporter permease yields MFNKDRWDEILQVLTTNWFRTLLTAFGVFWGIFILIILLAAGKGLENGIRADFGDIATNTMFMWTRTASKAYKGLPKDREFSYKTGDVADIWENVDGLRFVSPRNQLGNFQGANNVVRGLKTGAFSVYGDYPEIIKQEPMDITSGRFLNYGDINEKRKVAIIGVDVKSSLYDKGEECLGTYIKINDVNFMVVGTYKKKNADGNSENAQKEIYIPFTSFSQAFNRGDNVGWMAITAVDEVPITNIKDKIFTIVKENHRIHPEDTRAVGHFDLNEQFQRVVSLFGALRLIAYFVGICVLLSGIIGVSNIMLIVVKERTKEIGIRRALGESPWSIKQQILMESIFLTIISGMSGIAFGALVIYGINYVLDISGPVMMFVNPSVNLGVVTVALIILIVSGLFAGFIPANSAIKIRPIEALRNE; encoded by the coding sequence ATGTTTAATAAAGACCGATGGGACGAAATATTGCAGGTGCTGACCACAAACTGGTTCAGGACATTGCTTACGGCCTTTGGTGTCTTTTGGGGAATTTTTATACTGATCATATTGTTGGCCGCTGGAAAGGGACTCGAGAATGGGATAAGGGCCGATTTTGGGGATATCGCCACAAATACCATGTTCATGTGGACGAGAACGGCTTCCAAAGCGTATAAGGGACTGCCTAAGGATAGGGAATTCAGTTATAAAACAGGTGATGTCGCGGATATTTGGGAGAATGTTGATGGGCTTCGGTTCGTTTCTCCAAGAAATCAACTTGGTAATTTTCAAGGTGCCAACAATGTGGTAAGAGGTTTAAAAACAGGTGCCTTTAGCGTATATGGGGATTATCCGGAAATCATAAAGCAGGAGCCCATGGACATAACCTCCGGACGTTTTCTAAATTATGGCGATATCAATGAGAAACGTAAGGTTGCGATTATAGGTGTAGATGTAAAGTCAAGTTTATATGACAAGGGTGAAGAATGCCTTGGAACCTATATAAAAATTAACGATGTTAATTTTATGGTAGTCGGAACATATAAAAAAAAGAATGCAGACGGGAATAGCGAAAATGCACAGAAGGAAATATATATTCCTTTCACTTCCTTTTCGCAGGCCTTTAATAGAGGTGATAATGTAGGCTGGATGGCCATTACCGCCGTGGATGAAGTGCCAATTACCAATATCAAGGACAAAATATTCACAATTGTTAAGGAAAACCATAGAATACATCCTGAAGATACACGAGCTGTTGGTCATTTTGATTTGAATGAACAATTCCAAAGAGTGGTCAGTCTTTTTGGAGCCTTGAGGTTGATTGCCTATTTCGTTGGGATATGTGTGCTTCTTTCCGGTATCATTGGGGTTAGTAACATTATGCTGATTGTAGTTAAGGAAAGGACAAAGGAAATAGGTATTAGGCGCGCGTTAGGGGAGAGTCCATGGTCCATTAAACAACAGATTTTAATGGAGTCTATATTTTTGACCATTATCTCAGGTATGAGCGGAATCGCCTTTGGAGCCTTGGTAATTTATGGTATCAATTACGTATTGGATATTAGTGGGCCGGTGATGATGTTCGTAAATCCAAGCGTAAACCTTGGGGTGGTAACCGTTGCGCTGATAATTTTAATTGTTTCAGGGTTGTTTGCCGGATTCATTCCTGCCAATAGTGCTATCAAAATTAGACCGATAGAGGCCCTAAGAAACGAATAA
- a CDS encoding ABC transporter permease, with product MFDIERWQEIFDTIRKNKLRTVLTGISVASGIFILVILLGFGQGMQNGIAQEFEEDASNRIGVWTQVTTKEYKGLNPGRPIRLRNENYDYIEDKYADELEYKSPNFRVFNASINYKKESGAYSVQGISPEYQQIENEFISKGRFLNYKDHQSVSKVAVISNKIHRELLQNEEDPVGRELKIADLSFQIIGVYGDKGGEREEDRIYIPLSTGQRVFNGGDSLNMMFFTLKPAATFEKTLAESIKFTDEIKTYLKQSHTVAPDDLSAINTFNTLENVQRFMNLIGGIKFFFWFVGVCTIIAGIVGVSNIMLIIVKERTREIGIRKALGAKPWSIVGMILHEAIFVTAVSGFAGLIFSMGLLELIGPNVEVDYVVNPSINFNVAITTVLLLVFAGALAGFFPAWRAAKIKPIVALKEE from the coding sequence ATGTTCGACATCGAAAGATGGCAAGAGATTTTCGATACTATCCGTAAAAATAAACTACGGACAGTCCTAACGGGTATCTCGGTAGCTTCCGGAATTTTTATCCTCGTAATTTTACTGGGTTTTGGTCAGGGCATGCAAAATGGTATTGCCCAAGAATTTGAGGAGGATGCCAGTAATCGTATTGGTGTGTGGACTCAAGTGACCACCAAAGAGTATAAGGGATTAAATCCAGGCCGACCGATACGTTTGCGAAACGAAAATTACGACTACATAGAGGATAAATATGCGGATGAACTTGAATACAAATCACCCAATTTTAGGGTGTTCAATGCGAGCATCAATTATAAAAAGGAATCTGGTGCTTATTCCGTTCAGGGTATTTCCCCAGAATACCAACAAATAGAGAACGAGTTCATTTCCAAAGGGCGGTTCTTAAATTACAAAGATCATCAGTCTGTATCCAAGGTTGCCGTTATCAGCAACAAAATCCATCGGGAATTATTACAAAATGAGGAAGACCCTGTTGGGCGTGAATTAAAGATAGCGGATTTAAGCTTCCAGATAATCGGGGTTTATGGCGACAAGGGAGGCGAACGGGAAGAAGACCGTATTTATATTCCCTTAAGCACCGGTCAGCGTGTTTTTAATGGGGGCGATAGTTTGAACATGATGTTTTTTACATTAAAGCCTGCTGCCACATTTGAAAAAACACTTGCAGAGTCCATAAAATTTACAGACGAAATAAAGACGTATTTAAAGCAATCCCACACGGTAGCTCCTGATGATTTGAGCGCTATAAATACCTTTAACACGTTGGAAAATGTACAACGGTTCATGAACCTTATTGGTGGTATCAAGTTTTTCTTTTGGTTCGTGGGCGTGTGTACGATTATCGCTGGTATTGTTGGGGTGAGCAATATAATGTTGATTATCGTTAAGGAAAGAACGAGGGAAATAGGTATTCGAAAAGCTTTAGGTGCCAAACCATGGTCCATTGTAGGCATGATTTTGCATGAGGCCATCTTTGTTACTGCAGTTTCAGGATTTGCAGGGCTTATTTTCAGTATGGGTCTGTTGGAATTAATAGGTCCAAATGTTGAAGTCGACTACGTGGTCAATCCCTCCATAAATTTTAATGTTGCGATAACAACGGTCTTATTATTGGTTTTTGCCGGTGCTTTAGCTGGGTTTTTTCCGGCGTGGCGCGCCGCAAAAATTAAACCGATTGTGGCCTTAAAAGAAGAGTGA
- a CDS encoding DUF420 domain-containing protein, with the protein MENTLAKEKRFNRLITVVSVIIPVVVALLFGIKIPNVEPLSFLPPIYATINGLTAVLLLVAVWAIKNGKQSLHQKLMTTNIVLSLMFLVMYILYHMTSDSTPYGGEGFVSYVYYFILITHIILSIALIPLVLRTYAKAYLQHFEEHRLLARYTFPIWLYVAITGVVVYLMISPYYA; encoded by the coding sequence ATGGAAAACACACTTGCAAAGGAAAAGAGGTTTAACAGGTTAATTACCGTAGTCTCCGTAATAATTCCGGTAGTTGTCGCCCTTTTATTCGGTATTAAGATTCCTAATGTGGAGCCTTTATCTTTCTTGCCACCAATATATGCAACAATAAATGGTCTAACGGCGGTATTATTGCTTGTTGCGGTTTGGGCTATTAAAAATGGTAAACAGTCCCTGCATCAAAAATTAATGACTACCAATATTGTTTTGTCCCTCATGTTTTTAGTAATGTATATTCTTTATCATATGACATCGGATTCAACCCCTTATGGAGGGGAAGGTTTTGTTTCTTATGTATACTATTTTATCTTGATTACACATATCATTTTGTCTATCGCCTTGATTCCTTTAGTCCTTAGAACGTATGCCAAGGCTTACTTACAACATTTTGAGGAACATAGACTTTTGGCCAGATATACATTTCCTATTTGGCTATATGTTGCGATTACCGGAGTTGTAGTTTATTTAATGATTTCCCCATATTATGCCTAA
- a CDS encoding SCO family protein has translation MNKKYTYIWVSLIILIFGIIFIPKIVERLKSGEVVENDRMNTASAEGSLSYILLNGNKRKVPSFQFIDQDSLMITDKDYLGKVYVAEFFFTRCPSICPVMTKNLVGLQNEFKDEENFGIASFSITPDFDTPEVLKEYAEKYGITDMDWHLMTGDKEKVYDLANSGFNIFAAEMPDAPGGFEHSGLFALIDKEGYIRSRKDEFGNPLVYYRGAITEEMGENSEGEKEQISLLKEDIKKLLEE, from the coding sequence ATGAACAAAAAGTACACATACATTTGGGTTTCACTTATCATTCTGATTTTCGGTATAATCTTTATACCTAAAATTGTTGAAAGGTTAAAATCTGGCGAAGTGGTGGAGAATGACCGAATGAATACCGCTTCGGCCGAAGGAAGTCTTAGCTACATACTTCTTAACGGGAATAAAAGAAAAGTACCTTCCTTTCAATTCATTGACCAAGATAGTTTAATGATAACGGACAAGGATTATTTGGGCAAGGTATACGTGGCGGAGTTTTTTTTTACCAGATGCCCCAGTATTTGTCCTGTTATGACAAAAAATTTGGTTGGATTACAAAATGAGTTTAAGGATGAGGAAAATTTTGGAATTGCCTCTTTCAGTATAACCCCAGATTTTGATACCCCCGAAGTTCTGAAGGAATATGCGGAAAAATATGGAATCACCGATATGGATTGGCATTTGATGACCGGCGATAAAGAGAAGGTCTATGATTTGGCCAATAGTGGATTCAATATTTTTGCAGCCGAAATGCCCGATGCTCCAGGTGGCTTTGAACATTCAGGTTTATTTGCTTTAATCGATAAGGAGGGATATATTCGATCGCGTAAGGATGAATTTGGAAATCCGCTTGTTTATTACAGAGGTGCAATTACCGAGGAGATGGGTGAAAATAGCGAAGGCGAAAAGGAACAGATCAGCTTGTTAAAGGAAGACATTAAAAAGTTATTGGAAGAATAG
- a CDS encoding cytochrome C oxidase subunit IV family protein has product MAHEHKLEIFRGLWKFKSNTQKIWGVLAFLTLITAIEVVLGIYKPAILTGSHLLGMKVLNWIFIILTLVKAYYISWDFMHLRDEKSALRRAVVWTPVFLVLYLAFILLVEGNYIFDVYRDGFVKWNF; this is encoded by the coding sequence ATGGCACACGAACATAAATTAGAGATTTTTAGAGGATTGTGGAAGTTTAAGTCCAATACACAGAAAATTTGGGGTGTTTTGGCCTTTCTTACATTGATTACGGCAATTGAGGTTGTGTTGGGTATATACAAACCGGCAATACTGACAGGTTCGCATTTACTTGGTATGAAGGTTCTAAATTGGATTTTTATTATCCTTACATTGGTTAAGGCTTATTATATATCATGGGATTTCATGCACTTAAGGGATGAAAAAAGTGCGCTAAGACGGGCCGTAGTTTGGACTCCTGTTTTTTTGGTGCTGTATTTGGCCTTTATTCTGTTGGTAGAGGGAAATTATATTTTCGATGTTTACAGGGATGGTTTTGTAAAATGGAATTTTTAA
- a CDS encoding cytochrome c oxidase subunit 3, with the protein MDTTVTTEIKGSVWGGGNRPLGASYGKLMMWFFLVSDALTFSGFLAAYGFSRFKFMETWPIADEVFTHVPFFHGNYPMIYVAFMTFILIMSSVTMVLAVDAGHRMKKNSVIWYMFATIIGGAIFVGSQAWEWATFIKGDHGAIETKGGRILQFVDAETGSRVTLADFAKTIPSERVAHKESNGIWFYKEATQPSFTVNEVIEGFKANPGLVIKTETINEEGEKVVLNRQESLSKLADASQVVEGANLVHNEYGSRLFADFFFFITGFHGFHVFSGVVINIIIFFNVILGTYERRGHYEMVEKVGLYWHFVDLVWVFVFTFFYLV; encoded by the coding sequence ATGGATACGACGGTTACAACGGAAATTAAAGGAAGCGTTTGGGGAGGTGGCAATAGGCCTTTAGGCGCTAGCTACGGTAAATTGATGATGTGGTTTTTCCTGGTTTCGGATGCACTTACTTTCTCTGGTTTCTTGGCCGCTTACGGTTTTTCTCGCTTCAAGTTTATGGAAACTTGGCCCATCGCCGATGAGGTTTTTACCCACGTTCCGTTTTTTCATGGTAATTATCCCATGATTTATGTTGCTTTTATGACCTTTATTTTGATTATGTCTTCAGTAACAATGGTTTTGGCTGTTGATGCAGGTCATAGAATGAAAAAAAATTCGGTAATATGGTATATGTTCGCCACTATAATTGGCGGTGCCATATTCGTAGGTTCCCAAGCTTGGGAATGGGCTACTTTTATAAAGGGAGACCATGGTGCAATTGAGACGAAAGGAGGTAGAATTCTTCAGTTTGTCGATGCTGAAACGGGTAGTAGGGTTACCCTAGCGGATTTTGCAAAGACTATTCCAAGTGAACGAGTGGCGCATAAGGAAAGTAATGGAATATGGTTTTATAAAGAAGCTACGCAACCTAGTTTTACCGTAAATGAGGTAATAGAGGGTTTCAAAGCGAACCCTGGTTTGGTTATTAAAACGGAAACCATTAATGAAGAAGGAGAAAAAGTTGTTTTAAATAGACAGGAGTCTCTTTCTAAATTAGCAGATGCTTCCCAGGTTGTAGAGGGGGCCAATTTGGTTCACAATGAATATGGTAGCCGTCTTTTCGCAGACTTCTTTTTCTTTATTACAGGATTTCATGGCTTTCACGTTTTTTCCGGTGTGGTTATTAACATCATCATATTTTTTAATGTTATTCTTGGCACTTATGAAAGAAGGGGGCACTACGAAATGGTAGAAAAGGTTGGTCTATATTGGCACTTTGTGGATTTGGTGTGGGTATTCGTATTTACGTTCTTCTATTTGGTATAA
- a CDS encoding cytochrome c oxidase subunit 3, whose amino-acid sequence MDLTEGTEKEKSDRSKKMILWFGMVSLLMGFAGWTSAYIVSSSREDWVSSLNLPSSFYVSTAIIIASSFTYILAKKSVKEGNGKATTNWLVVTLALGIAFIVMQFNGFSQMVADGYYFTGPTSNIKLSYVFLIAMVHIVHVVAGLISLLVVLYNQYKGKYTKNEYLGISLGANFWHFLDLLWVYLLLFMTFVK is encoded by the coding sequence ATGGACTTAACCGAAGGTACTGAAAAGGAGAAAAGCGATCGATCGAAGAAGATGATTCTTTGGTTTGGGATGGTGAGCTTGTTGATGGGATTTGCAGGATGGACAAGTGCTTATATTGTTAGTAGTTCTCGTGAGGACTGGGTCAGTAGCTTAAACCTGCCGTCGTCATTTTATGTAAGTACGGCCATTATCATCGCAAGTAGCTTTACTTATATTTTGGCAAAAAAGTCGGTTAAAGAAGGCAATGGGAAGGCGACCACAAACTGGCTAGTAGTTACTTTGGCCCTGGGAATAGCCTTTATTGTTATGCAATTCAATGGCTTTTCCCAGATGGTGGCAGACGGGTATTATTTCACGGGCCCAACAAGCAATATAAAGTTGTCCTATGTGTTTTTAATAGCTATGGTCCATATAGTCCATGTAGTGGCAGGATTAATTTCACTATTGGTCGTATTATACAATCAGTATAAAGGGAAATACACAAAAAATGAATATTTAGGAATAAGTTTGGGAGCTAATTTTTGGCACTTTTTAGATTTGCTCTGGGTTTATCTTTTGTTATTTATGACCTTTGTAAAATAA
- the cyoE gene encoding heme o synthase — MKTAVGMAKYNTLALIFADFKEITKVRLAVSVVFSSIAGYFLGAYEINLLSIFLLAFGGYCMVGASNAFNQVIERDLDALMKRTRNRPIPSGRMSVSTAMTIAIILTLLGVITLYLLNPKTSMFGAISIFLYTSVYTPLKTKTPLSVFVGAFPGAIPFMLGWVAATNDFGIEPGTLFMIQFFWQFPHFWALGWMLHEDYERGGFKMLPTGKKDAGTALQIIMYTIWMMVISVIPVFGITGRLTLSIPAAVIILMLGGVMLFYAFKLYAKRDTITAKKLMLASVSYITLVQIIYVIDKFI; from the coding sequence ATGAAGACTGCTGTCGGTATGGCAAAATATAACACGTTGGCATTGATTTTTGCTGATTTTAAAGAGATTACCAAGGTAAGGCTAGCGGTCAGTGTAGTGTTTTCTTCTATTGCGGGGTACTTTTTGGGTGCCTATGAAATCAATCTTCTTTCTATTTTTTTGTTGGCATTTGGAGGCTATTGTATGGTTGGGGCCAGTAATGCCTTTAATCAGGTAATAGAAAGGGATTTAGATGCTTTGATGAAGCGCACGCGGAATAGACCCATACCTTCCGGAAGAATGTCCGTTTCCACGGCAATGACCATAGCCATCATTTTAACCTTGCTTGGAGTTATAACTTTATACCTTCTTAACCCGAAGACTTCAATGTTCGGTGCTATCTCCATATTCCTATATACCAGTGTTTATACTCCCTTAAAGACCAAAACACCATTATCTGTGTTTGTTGGGGCCTTTCCTGGCGCTATACCTTTTATGTTAGGTTGGGTGGCAGCTACAAACGATTTTGGAATTGAGCCGGGAACACTTTTCATGATTCAATTTTTTTGGCAGTTTCCTCATTTTTGGGCTTTGGGTTGGATGTTGCACGAAGATTATGAAAGAGGTGGGTTTAAAATGTTGCCTACAGGAAAAAAGGATGCTGGTACTGCCCTGCAAATTATTATGTATACCATATGGATGATGGTCATTTCCGTAATTCCCGTATTTGGGATTACCGGCAGGTTGACCCTTTCTATTCCCGCAGCGGTTATTATTTTAATGCTCGGAGGGGTCATGCTGTTTTATGCATTTAAACTATACGCAAAAAGGGATACTATTACGGCAAAAAAATTAATGCTTGCCAGTGTAAGTTATATTACACTTGTGCAAATTATTTATGTGATTGATAAATTTATATAA
- a CDS encoding energy transducer TonB, whose protein sequence is MEPKKNPKADLTRNSSLYFVIGLFAVMLLTYVAFEWKTYDEANNYDISMNVDDLLDEEVPMTEQIKTPPPPPPPAAPEIIEVVEDEEEVEETVIESTETSQEEEIIEVEDVVVEEEVEDVDVPFAVIEDVPVFPGCENESDKRACFNSMIQKHISKNFRYPEIAQEMGIQGRVSVMFVIQKDGSIGNIRMRGPDKNLEKEAARIIEKLPKMTPGKQRGRAVRVPFSIPINFKLQ, encoded by the coding sequence ATGGAACCTAAAAAGAATCCAAAGGCGGATTTGACCAGAAACAGTAGCCTATATTTTGTTATAGGTCTTTTCGCTGTGATGTTGCTAACTTATGTAGCATTTGAATGGAAAACGTACGATGAGGCAAATAACTATGATATCTCCATGAACGTGGATGATTTATTGGATGAGGAAGTTCCAATGACGGAGCAAATTAAAACGCCACCACCGCCACCGCCACCGGCAGCACCCGAAATTATTGAAGTTGTAGAGGATGAGGAAGAGGTTGAGGAAACGGTAATCGAGTCTACTGAAACAAGTCAGGAAGAAGAAATCATTGAAGTGGAGGACGTAGTTGTTGAAGAGGAAGTTGAAGATGTGGACGTACCTTTTGCGGTAATCGAGGATGTACCTGTATTTCCAGGTTGCGAAAATGAAAGCGATAAAAGGGCATGTTTTAACTCCATGATTCAAAAGCATATCAGTAAAAACTTCCGGTATCCTGAAATTGCCCAAGAAATGGGTATTCAAGGTAGGGTAAGTGTTATGTTCGTAATCCAAAAGGATGGTAGTATTGGTAACATTAGAATGCGTGGACCTGACAAAAACTTGGAAAAGGAAGCTGCCAGGATTATAGAAAAATTACCTAAGATGACTCCAGGTAAGCAAAGGGGTAGAGCTGTACGTGTACCTTTTAGTATTCCTATCAACTTTAAGTTGCAGTAG
- a CDS encoding VanZ family protein translates to MGSFAFNVPHVDKLVHFIFYFIMVILGFLALRNDFKHRFSLKRTLLWIVLFSIIYGIIIEVLQYTITVDRQGDILDALANSLGAFMGLLLVKSTKYRDGSLK, encoded by the coding sequence ATGGGTTCTTTTGCCTTTAATGTTCCCCATGTGGATAAACTAGTCCACTTTATATTTTATTTTATAATGGTGATTTTGGGCTTTCTTGCGCTAAGGAATGACTTTAAACACCGGTTTTCCTTAAAAAGGACACTTCTCTGGATAGTTCTCTTTTCAATAATATATGGCATAATTATTGAGGTTTTACAGTACACGATTACCGTGGACAGACAAGGTGATATTTTGGATGCACTTGCAAATTCATTAGGCGCGTTCATGGGGTTACTCCTTGTAAAATCTACTAAATACAGGGATGGGTCGTTAAAATGA
- the gcvH gene encoding glycine cleavage system protein GcvH: MNIPADLKYTKDHEWVKVEGDLAIIGITDFAQGELGDIVYVEVDTLDETLDREEVFGTVEAVKTVSDLFLPLSGEIVEFNEALEDEPEKVNTDPYGEGWMVKVKYSNADELEDLLSDQAYKDLVGA, translated from the coding sequence ATGAATATACCCGCTGATTTAAAATATACCAAGGACCACGAATGGGTCAAGGTCGAAGGAGATTTGGCCATTATCGGAATTACGGATTTTGCCCAAGGGGAACTAGGGGATATTGTTTATGTGGAAGTTGATACCTTAGATGAAACACTGGATAGGGAAGAGGTGTTTGGTACAGTGGAAGCCGTAAAAACGGTCTCCGATCTTTTTCTTCCATTATCAGGGGAAATCGTAGAATTCAATGAAGCGTTGGAGGACGAACCTGAAAAGGTGAATACCGATCCTTATGGTGAAGGATGGATGGTGAAGGTAAAATATAGCAATGCCGATGAATTGGAGGATTTATTAAGTGATCAGGCCTATAAAGATTTGGTAGGTGCTTAA